A single window of Acetobacteraceae bacterium DNA harbors:
- a CDS encoding endopeptidase La → MINFKNDAVSGGFAAGHDFSDEPQDSLKRKPEKSVLPVLPLRNIVVFPRVVVPLFVAREKSLRSLRALESHEHHILLVAQKDKDQDDPKVKDLYKVGVLAKILQILTLPDGTVKILVEGQSRARLTALSDKEGYFSARPTILSEKKSDQDFSSLGKTLSLKFELFSQLNKKIAPEVLNSVSELKNFSQMADTIAGYISLKISDKQALLEQLDLAVRIKKVSAHLEAELEVLKMDDRLQERVKKQMEKSQKEYFLSEQMKAIQKELEDVESDEDELGELERKIKRMKMPEEAKTKSLQDLKKLRNMNPMSPENTILRNYLDCVVSLPWNKFSTLSTSLAKAEKVLDKRHYALEKVKDRILEYLAVQSRSKKLKGPILCLVGPPGVGKTSLARSIAEATGRRLSRISLGGVKDESEIRGHRRTYIGAMPGRIIQGLKKAESSNPLMLLDEIDKMGNDWRGDPSSALLEVLDPEQNNAFSDHYLEVGYDLSKVMFIATANSLEMPAPLLDRMEIIHLSGYSEKEKLEIARQHLVEKQTKENNLQKKEWLLSEATILEIIRHYTRESGVRSLERELGKIARKIVKAHVLSGKKETVEVTPENLSDYLGVPHYHHSVAFEENRIGVVNGLAWTQVGGELLTIEALLMAGKGKIQSTGKLGDVMQESLATAFSWVKSHAPEMGIQKFLLEERDVHVHLPEGAVPKDGPSAGIALVLALTSIFTGLQVRQDIAMTGEVTLQGRVLAIGGLKEKLLAALRAGIKKVLIPKENEKDLKDMAQEVLQTLEIIPITDVKEVLREALVGDQTSLTLLESSFSTEKVQKSVLSQSLSQ, encoded by the coding sequence TGATAAATTTTAAAAATGATGCTGTGTCCGGTGGCTTTGCTGCCGGACATGATTTTTCTGATGAGCCTCAGGATTCCTTGAAAAGAAAACCTGAAAAATCAGTTCTGCCGGTTTTGCCGCTGAGAAATATTGTTGTATTTCCCCGTGTGGTTGTTCCGCTCTTTGTTGCACGAGAAAAATCTTTAAGATCTTTGAGGGCTCTTGAAAGTCATGAGCATCATATTCTTTTGGTTGCACAAAAAGATAAGGATCAAGATGATCCAAAAGTGAAAGATCTGTATAAGGTTGGCGTTCTTGCTAAGATTCTACAGATTTTGACTTTGCCAGATGGCACCGTAAAAATTTTAGTGGAAGGGCAGTCACGTGCGCGTCTTACAGCTCTTTCAGATAAAGAGGGATATTTTTCAGCGCGTCCGACAATTTTATCAGAAAAAAAATCGGATCAGGACTTCTCCTCCTTAGGAAAAACACTTTCCTTAAAGTTTGAGTTATTCTCTCAGCTCAATAAAAAGATTGCGCCAGAGGTTTTGAATAGTGTTTCTGAGCTTAAAAATTTCTCTCAGATGGCAGATACGATCGCAGGCTATATAAGTCTGAAAATTTCTGACAAGCAAGCTCTTTTAGAGCAGTTGGATCTTGCTGTGCGCATAAAGAAGGTTTCAGCTCATCTAGAGGCAGAGCTGGAAGTTTTAAAGATGGATGATCGACTCCAAGAGCGTGTAAAAAAGCAAATGGAGAAGTCGCAGAAAGAGTATTTTTTAAGCGAACAGATGAAGGCCATCCAAAAAGAATTGGAAGATGTTGAGAGCGATGAAGATGAGCTCGGTGAATTAGAGCGTAAAATCAAGCGTATGAAAATGCCTGAGGAGGCTAAAACAAAGTCACTTCAGGACTTAAAAAAACTTAGAAATATGAATCCGATGTCTCCGGAGAATACTATTCTTAGGAATTATTTGGATTGTGTTGTTTCTCTGCCTTGGAATAAATTTTCCACTTTGTCGACTTCCTTAGCAAAGGCAGAAAAAGTTTTAGACAAACGTCATTATGCTTTGGAGAAGGTTAAAGATCGCATTCTTGAATATTTGGCCGTGCAAAGCCGTTCTAAGAAATTAAAAGGGCCTATCCTATGCTTGGTAGGGCCGCCAGGCGTTGGAAAGACATCTTTGGCACGTTCAATTGCTGAGGCAACGGGGCGGCGCTTGTCACGGATTTCTTTAGGGGGCGTAAAAGATGAATCTGAAATAAGAGGGCATCGCCGCACTTATATTGGCGCAATGCCCGGAAGAATTATTCAAGGACTAAAAAAAGCAGAAAGCTCAAATCCGTTGATGCTTTTAGATGAAATTGATAAAATGGGCAACGACTGGCGGGGAGACCCTTCTTCAGCTCTTTTAGAGGTTTTAGATCCTGAGCAAAATAATGCGTTTTCAGATCATTATCTAGAAGTCGGATATGATCTTTCCAAGGTTATGTTTATTGCAACGGCAAATTCATTGGAAATGCCGGCGCCGCTCTTGGATCGGATGGAAATTATTCATCTTTCTGGTTATTCTGAAAAAGAGAAGTTAGAGATTGCGCGTCAGCATCTTGTTGAGAAGCAGACCAAAGAAAATAATCTTCAGAAAAAAGAATGGTTGCTTTCAGAAGCAACGATTTTAGAGATTATTCGACATTATACACGTGAATCGGGTGTTCGTTCTCTGGAGCGAGAGCTTGGAAAAATCGCACGTAAGATTGTAAAGGCGCATGTTCTTTCCGGTAAAAAAGAAACAGTTGAGGTGACGCCTGAAAACCTTTCTGATTATCTTGGCGTTCCCCATTATCATCATTCTGTGGCTTTTGAAGAAAATCGCATTGGCGTCGTCAATGGCCTTGCATGGACGCAAGTTGGCGGTGAGTTGCTAACAATTGAAGCGCTTCTTATGGCAGGAAAAGGAAAAATTCAAAGCACAGGGAAGCTAGGTGATGTGATGCAGGAAAGTCTTGCAACGGCTTTTTCTTGGGTAAAGTCACATGCACCGGAAATGGGTATCCAGAAGTTTCTTTTAGAGGAAAGAGATGTTCATGTACATTTACCAGAGGGAGCCGTGCCAAAAGATGGTCCCTCAGCAGGGATTGCTTTAGTACTTGCTTTAACCAGTATTTTTACAGGCTTGCAGGTTCGTCAGGATATTGCCATGACAGGTGAGGTTACGCTTCAGGGACGTGTTTTGGCGATTGGCGGTTTAAAGGAAAAACTTCTTGCAGCTTTAAGGGCCGGTATCAAAAAGGTTCTAATTCCCAAAGAAAATGAAAAAGATCTCAAGGATATGGCACAAGAAGTGCTTCAGACTCTTGAAATTATTCCGATTACAGATGTAAAGGAAGTGCTTCGTGAGGCGCTTGTCGGAGATCAAACTTCTTTAACTTTGTTGGAGTCTTCTTTTTCGACAGAGAAAGTGCAGAAAAGTGTGCTTTCTCAGTCTCTATCTCAGTAA